The following is a genomic window from Actinomadura sp. WMMB 499.
TCGTCTCCGTCACCGGGACGGTTGAAGCCGAAGGGTGTGTCACTCATATCGGTTCGCCCCTGGGATGCATGATGGGCTCATATCCGCAACGTTAGCCGGTCCAGGCAAGGTCGCGAACAAAAGGAAGGGGGCACCTCCGTGGCAACGGGCAAGGTTCGCCCTCGGCGTAGCAAGGGCCCGGTCGTCGCGGTCACCGGCGCGGCCACCGGGGCGGGGCGGCTGCTGGCCGCCCGGCTCGCCGAGCGCGAGGAGATCCGCAAGGTCGTGGCCATCGACGGGCAGCGGGGCGATGTGCCCGGAGTCACCTGGCGCGTCATGGACGTCCGCGACCCCCTGCTGTCCGGGCGGCTGTCGGACGTCGACGTGATCGTCCACCTCGACGTCGAGCAGTCGCCCGAGATCGAGCAGCGCGAGCGCCGCACCCACAACGTGCGCGGGGCGCAGACCGTCGTCACCGCCGCGGCCGCCGCGCGCGTCCGCCGGGTGGTGCTCGTCACCAGCGCCATGGTGTACGGCGCCGAACCCGGCAACGACGTCCCGCTCCCCGAGGACGCGCCGCTGCTCGCCGAGGCCGACACCGGCATCGCCGGAGACCACCTGGAGATCGAGGAGCTCGCCGCCACCGCGCCGCTCGCCCATCCCGGGCTCGAGATCACCGTCGTCCGTCCGGCCGCGCTCGTCGGGCCCGGCGTCGACACGCTCGTCACCCGCCATTTCGAGGCCCCGCGGCTGCTGTCGGTCAAGGGCAGCACCCCCGGCTGGCAGTTCTGCCACCTCGACGACCTCGCCTCCGCCCTCGACGTGATCGTCACCGAGCACCTCACCGGCCCCGTCGCCGTCGGCTGCGAGGGCTGGCTCGGCCCCGAGGAGGTCGCCGAGATCACCGGCAAGCGCGGCTTCGAGCTGCCCGCCGCCCTCACCTTCGGGACGGCCCAGCGCCTGCACCGCCTCGGCATGACCCCGGCACCCGCCACCGAACTGCGCTACGTCGCCTACCCGTGGGTCGTCGACTGCGCCCGGCTGCGCGCCGCGGGCTGGAAGCCGATGTACGACAACGCCGCCGCCCTGCGCGGGCTGATGGACGAGATCGCCGGACGGCACGCGGTCGTTGGGCGCCGCGTCGGCGGCCGCGAGGCCGCCGCCGCGACCGCCGCGGGCGCCACCGTCGCCGCGATCGGCGCCGCCGCGGCCATCAGGCGGGCCCGCAGGCGCCGGCGTGTTTGATTGCACCGCCCTCGGCGTCAGGCCCTGGGGGCCTTCCTTCAACGGGCGCTGCGGTGCGATTGCTGCATCGCTCCGACTCGCCCAGGGGCTCGCTGCGCGATCGGATTCTCGCTTCGCTCGAATCCGGCTTCGCTCGCAATCGCAGTGGTTTCGGTCCGCTCTGGCTGAGGCTTGGCTGGGGGCCGCAGGCGGTGCTGGTGACGGTCTTGGGACGGGCGGAGGGCCGCCGCCCGGGGTGGGCGGCGGCCCTCGTTCGTCCGCGGTGTCCGGGGCTCAGGACTCCGGCTTGGCCTGCTTGGCCGCCGCGAGCGCCTGCTCGGCCTTCTTGATCGCGTCCCAGGCCTGGCCCATCTTCTCGTAGTCCAGGGCCTTCTGGGCCGCCTCGTAGTCCGTGACGGCCTTGCGCAGATCGTCGATCGCCTGCAGCGCCTCCGGGCTCAGCGCGCCGGTCTCCGGCGGCTCCTCGCCGCCTTCCTCACCGCCACCCTGCTCCTCCGGCGGAGCGGGCTCGCCGCTCGCCGCGGCGATGATCTCCTCGAGCGCCTGTTCCAGGCTGTCCGCCGACACCACCGTATCGCCGTACCCCGCCAGCACCTTGCCCAGGACCGGATAAGGCTGCTTGGCGTTCTCCTGGATCGCGTACATCGGTTCGACGTACAGCAGGCCGCCCGCGAACGGGAGTGTCAGCAGGTTGCCCGAGATCGTGTTCGTCTGGCCGATCCGCAACTCGGTCAGATCGTCCTTCACGAGGGGATCGGTTTCGAACTTGTTCTGCACCTGGCTGGGGCCCGGCGGCTGCGCGTTCCGCGGCATCTGCAGGATCGTGATCTGCCCGTAGTCGCGGTCGGGCGTCGACCCGACCGACATGAACGCGGCCAGTTGCTGGTAGTTGCGCGGGTTGAACACGGTGGTCAGCGCGAAGGACTCCTCCTGCGCGCCCGGGACGCGCAGGCTCTGGTAGTACGGCGGCTGGAGCTTGCCCTTGGCGCTCGGGTCCTCCGGCACCTCCCAGAAGCCCTCCCCGCTGTAGAACGCGTCCGCGTCCGTCACGTGGTACTTCGCGAGGATCGTCCGCTGCACCTTGAAGAGGTCCTGCGGGTAGCGGAAGTGCTTCTTCAGGTCGGGCGGGATCTGCGAATACGGCTGGACGGTTCCGTCGAACACCTTCATCCACGTCTTGAGGATCGGGTCGTTCTGGTCCCACTCGTAGAGCCGCACCGAACCGTCATAGGCGTCGACCGTCGCCTTGACCGAGTTCCGCATGTAGTTGACGTGGTCGTCGGCCTGGCGCGCCACCGCCGAGCGGGTGTCGGTGATGGTGTCGCGCGTCGCCTCCCCGAGGCTGACCTCCTCCGAGTACGGGTAGCCGCTGGTCGTCGTGTAGCCGTCCACGATCCAGACGATCCGGCCGTTCACCACCGAGGGGTACGGGTCGCCGTCCAGCCGCAGCCACGGTGCGGCCTTCTGGACCCGCTCCATCGGCGACCGGTCGTACATGATCTTCGCGTTGTCGTTGATCGCGCCCGACAGCAGCAGGTTCCGGTCCTGGAACTTCGTCGCGTACAGCAGCTTGTGGAAGAACGAGTCGACGGAGACGCCGCCGTCACCCTCGTAGGTGCTCGTCTGCTGGCCGTTCTCGCTGTTGTCCGGGTAGTTCAGCTCCTGCTGGCCGGCACCGCCGACCACCGAGTACGTCGGCGTCCGCTCCCCGAAGTAGATCTCCGGGCGCGTCACGTTGATCCGCTGATCCGACTTCACGGGCATGTCGCGCGTGATGTAGTCCGGTATCCCGCCGTCGGCGAGCCGGTTGGCGTACGCGGACACGAACCCGTACCCGTGCGTGTACGTCATGCGGTCCTTGATCCAGCTGTGCTGGCCCTCCGGCGCGCCCGAAAGCTCCCGCAGCGCCACCACGGTGTCGACCATCTCGCCGTCGATCTCGTACCGGTCCACGTCGAGGATGTCGGAGAAGTTGTAGAACGGACGGCTCCGCTGCTGCTGCTTGAACGTCTCGCCCACCACGTTCGGGTCGAGGACCCGCGCGCCGTTCAGCCGCTCCGCCTCCGCCCGCAGCGTCGCCTGGTCCGACTTCTGCTGCGCCCCGTACGGGACGAGCTTCGCCCCCTCGACCCCGTAGGCACGGCGTGTCGCCTCGATGTTCCGCTGGATGTACTGGCGTTCCTTCGCCAGCTCGTCCGGCTTCACCTGGAACTGCTGGATCAGCAGCGGGTACAGCCCGCCCAGCAGGAGCGCGGAAAGCACCAGCAGCGTGAAGCCCACGCCCGGCAGCATCATCCCGCGGCGCAGCAGGTTGCTGAAGAACATGATCGCGCACAGCACCGCGATGACCGCCAGGATCGTCTTCGCGGGCATCAGCGCGTTCACGTCCGTATAGGACGCCCCCGTCGTCACGCCCCGTTCCGAATGGACGAGCCCGTACCGGTCGTACCAGTACGCGACCGCCTTCAGCAGGACGAACAGCCCCGCCAGCACCGACAGGTGCGCGCGCGCGGGCGGGCTCGCCTTGTCGCCCGGCCCCTGCAGCCGCAGCCCCCCGTACAGGTAGTGCACCATCACCGTCGCCAGGATCGACAGGATGATCACCGCGAAGACGATGCCCAGCAGCAGTCGGATGAACGGGTACGTGAAGACGTAGAACGACACGTCCTTGTGGAACTGCGGGTCCTCGACGCCGAACGACGTCCGGTTCAGGAACGCCAGCCACGTCGGCCACTGCCCCGACACCGACGCGCCCGTGAAGACGCCCAGCAGCCCCAGCAGGACGATCGCGATCAGCCGCCGCCGCGGATCGATCACCGCCCGGTACCGCTCCAGCCCCTGCTGCTCCACCGACAGCGGCCGGTACGCGGGCCGCAGCCGGTACGCGACCAGGACGTTCGCGCCCACCAGCAGCGCCATCAGCAGCCCCGCCCCGAAGAACAGGACGGCCCGCGCCTGCAGCTGTGTCGTGAACACCCCCTCGAAACCGATCGACCGGTACCACAGCAGATCGGTATAGAACGCGGTGAACACCATGAAGGCCACCAGCAGCACCGCGAGCGCCACCAGCACAGGCAGGAGCAGCCGCGAACGGCCGCCGCCGAACCGGCGCCCGAGGCTGGGAGTCCGGAAGGTCAAGGCCCCACTCCGATCGAGATCGCGCTCACCGGCCGCCGCCGGTCCTGCTGTATGCAACCTACCGACTGGAACGGGGTTTCCCGCATGCCCCCGGACCGATTAGGGGAAAGATGGGCGCGTGAGCCTCTTGGAAGAAGTCGTCCTGGATCTCGAACGCCACACCGCACAGGAAGGATGGGACGCCGCCCCCCGCCTCTACGCCCTCGTGCGCAGCGCCGAACTGCGCTCCGCCGAACCCGACCTCGCCGACCAGCTCGGCCTCCCCCCGGACGCCGACACCCTCGCCGCCCTCGAACAGCCCGCCCTCCCCGAGCAGGCCGCCGTCGAGGACGCCCTCGCCGCCATCGCCTGGCCCGACGCCGTGGACGGCTGCGCCCTCGTCATCGAACGCGTCGTCCTGCCCCCCGAAGTCGAGGACGAGATCCCCGCCGACGAGGCCGAAGCCGCCGCGTTCGCCGCGCAGCACCCCAGACGCGAGGACGTCCGCATGATCGTCGGCGTGCTGCGCGACGGCGCCCGGCACTCCGCCCTCCGGCTCCGCCGCCCCGACGCCGAAGACGAGGTCCTCGCCGGCCCCGACCTCGTCCCCGCCCTCGCCGAAGCGCTCGCCGGAACCTTCGAACCGGACGAACCCGAAGATCCGTCCTGAAGTAACCTGCGAGACGTGACCCACGACAGCGCCGAAGCACCCGACGTCATCCGGCTCATCGGCGTCCGCGAGACGCCACTGTCCGTCGACGAGGTCTTCGGCGCCGTCGGTGACCCCGCCGCCGGCGGCACCGCCCTCTTCGTCGGCACCGTCCGCGACCACGACCACGCGCGCGCCGTCAGCGCCCTCTCCTACAGCGCGCACCCCACCGTCGAACGCGAACTGCGCGCCGTCATGGAGAAGATCGCCGCCGACTTCCCCGTCTGCGCCCTCGCCGCCCTCCACCGCGTCGGCGACCTGCGGATCG
Proteins encoded in this region:
- a CDS encoding NAD-dependent epimerase/dehydratase family protein; its protein translation is MATGKVRPRRSKGPVVAVTGAATGAGRLLAARLAEREEIRKVVAIDGQRGDVPGVTWRVMDVRDPLLSGRLSDVDVIVHLDVEQSPEIEQRERRTHNVRGAQTVVTAAAAARVRRVVLVTSAMVYGAEPGNDVPLPEDAPLLAEADTGIAGDHLEIEELAATAPLAHPGLEITVVRPAALVGPGVDTLVTRHFEAPRLLSVKGSTPGWQFCHLDDLASALDVIVTEHLTGPVAVGCEGWLGPEEVAEITGKRGFELPAALTFGTAQRLHRLGMTPAPATELRYVAYPWVVDCARLRAAGWKPMYDNAAALRGLMDEIAGRHAVVGRRVGGREAAAATAAGATVAAIGAAAAIRRARRRRRV
- a CDS encoding UPF0182 family protein, whose protein sequence is MTFRTPSLGRRFGGGRSRLLLPVLVALAVLLVAFMVFTAFYTDLLWYRSIGFEGVFTTQLQARAVLFFGAGLLMALLVGANVLVAYRLRPAYRPLSVEQQGLERYRAVIDPRRRLIAIVLLGLLGVFTGASVSGQWPTWLAFLNRTSFGVEDPQFHKDVSFYVFTYPFIRLLLGIVFAVIILSILATVMVHYLYGGLRLQGPGDKASPPARAHLSVLAGLFVLLKAVAYWYDRYGLVHSERGVTTGASYTDVNALMPAKTILAVIAVLCAIMFFSNLLRRGMMLPGVGFTLLVLSALLLGGLYPLLIQQFQVKPDELAKERQYIQRNIEATRRAYGVEGAKLVPYGAQQKSDQATLRAEAERLNGARVLDPNVVGETFKQQQRSRPFYNFSDILDVDRYEIDGEMVDTVVALRELSGAPEGQHSWIKDRMTYTHGYGFVSAYANRLADGGIPDYITRDMPVKSDQRINVTRPEIYFGERTPTYSVVGGAGQQELNYPDNSENGQQTSTYEGDGGVSVDSFFHKLLYATKFQDRNLLLSGAINDNAKIMYDRSPMERVQKAAPWLRLDGDPYPSVVNGRIVWIVDGYTTTSGYPYSEEVSLGEATRDTITDTRSAVARQADDHVNYMRNSVKATVDAYDGSVRLYEWDQNDPILKTWMKVFDGTVQPYSQIPPDLKKHFRYPQDLFKVQRTILAKYHVTDADAFYSGEGFWEVPEDPSAKGKLQPPYYQSLRVPGAQEESFALTTVFNPRNYQQLAAFMSVGSTPDRDYGQITILQMPRNAQPPGPSQVQNKFETDPLVKDDLTELRIGQTNTISGNLLTLPFAGGLLYVEPMYAIQENAKQPYPVLGKVLAGYGDTVVSADSLEQALEEIIAAASGEPAPPEEQGGGEEGGEEPPETGALSPEALQAIDDLRKAVTDYEAAQKALDYEKMGQAWDAIKKAEQALAAAKQAKPES
- a CDS encoding PPA1309 family protein; the protein is MSLLEEVVLDLERHTAQEGWDAAPRLYALVRSAELRSAEPDLADQLGLPPDADTLAALEQPALPEQAAVEDALAAIAWPDAVDGCALVIERVVLPPEVEDEIPADEAEAAAFAAQHPRREDVRMIVGVLRDGARHSALRLRRPDAEDEVLAGPDLVPALAEALAGTFEPDEPEDPS
- a CDS encoding molybdenum cofactor biosynthesis protein MoaE: MTHDSAEAPDVIRLIGVRETPLSVDEVFGAVGDPAAGGTALFVGTVRDHDHARAVSALSYSAHPTVERELRAVMEKIAADFPVCALAALHRVGDLRIGDLAVVVAASCPHRAEAFDACRRLIDDLKAQVPIWKHQTFADGGDEWVGAC